A single window of Microbispora hainanensis DNA harbors:
- the glgC gene encoding glucose-1-phosphate adenylyltransferase codes for MDSGAAVHLGRILAAQQIDTHTSELRVPIRAVCRCNWCLLAISRVKVLPMKVLAIVLAGGEGKRLMPLTADRAKPAVPFGGIYRLIDFVLSNLANAHYWQIVVLTQYKNHSLDRHISRTWRLSSMLGNYVTPVPAQQRLGPRWFAGSADALFQNLNLIYDEMPDHVIVFGADHIYRMDPRQMVDQHVDSGADVTVAAIRQPLELADQFGVIEADPSGRRIVAFREKPKDAVGLPDAPDQIFASMGNYVFKTQALIEALREDALDPGSRHDLGGNIIPMFVKSGGAEVYDFANNVVPGSTERDRGYWRDVGTLDAYYEANMDLISVQPVFNLYNDRWPIYTGNDPLPPAKFVHNEGDRVGHALESLVSPGVIVSGGTAVRSILSPGVVLHSHSHVEDSVLMGSVKIGRGAIVRKAIIDKNVVIPDGARIGFDLEYDRQRFAVTRSGVVVIGKNEIVDR; via the coding sequence ATGGACTCCGGCGCCGCCGTACACCTCGGGCGGATACTCGCGGCTCAGCAGATCGACACGCATACGAGTGAGCTTAGAGTCCCGATCCGCGCTGTTTGCCGGTGTAACTGGTGTTTGTTAGCCATTTCGCGGGTTAAGGTCCTGCCTATGAAGGTCCTGGCGATCGTGCTCGCTGGTGGTGAAGGCAAGCGGCTCATGCCGCTGACCGCGGACCGGGCCAAGCCCGCCGTGCCCTTCGGGGGCATCTACCGGCTCATCGACTTCGTGCTGTCGAACCTGGCCAACGCGCACTACTGGCAGATCGTGGTGCTGACGCAGTACAAGAACCACAGCCTGGACCGGCACATCTCCCGGACGTGGCGGCTGTCGTCGATGCTCGGCAACTACGTGACTCCCGTGCCCGCGCAGCAGCGGCTCGGGCCGCGCTGGTTCGCCGGATCGGCGGACGCGCTGTTCCAGAACCTCAACCTGATCTACGACGAGATGCCCGATCACGTGATCGTCTTCGGCGCGGACCACATCTATCGGATGGATCCCCGCCAGATGGTCGACCAGCACGTCGACTCGGGCGCGGACGTGACCGTCGCCGCGATCCGCCAGCCCCTCGAACTGGCCGACCAGTTCGGGGTCATCGAGGCCGACCCCTCCGGCCGCCGGATCGTCGCGTTCCGCGAGAAGCCGAAGGACGCGGTGGGCCTGCCCGACGCGCCCGACCAGATCTTCGCCTCGATGGGCAACTACGTCTTCAAGACCCAGGCCCTCATCGAGGCCCTGCGCGAGGACGCCCTCGACCCCGGCAGCAGGCACGACCTCGGCGGCAACATCATCCCGATGTTCGTCAAGAGCGGCGGCGCCGAGGTGTACGACTTCGCGAACAACGTGGTGCCCGGCTCGACCGAGCGCGACCGCGGCTACTGGCGCGACGTGGGCACGCTCGACGCCTACTACGAGGCCAACATGGACCTCATCTCGGTGCAGCCGGTCTTCAACCTCTACAACGACCGGTGGCCGATCTACACCGGCAACGACCCGCTGCCGCCGGCGAAGTTCGTGCACAACGAGGGCGACCGGGTGGGGCACGCGCTGGAGTCGCTCGTGTCGCCCGGGGTGATCGTGTCGGGCGGCACCGCGGTGCGCTCGATCCTGTCCCCCGGCGTGGTGCTGCACTCCCACTCGCACGTCGAAGACTCGGTGCTGATGGGCTCGGTCAAGATCGGCAGGGGCGCGATCGTGCGCAAGGCCATCATCGACAAGAACGTGGTCATCCCCGACGGCGCCCGGATCGGCTTCGACCTGGAGTACGACCGCCAGCGTTTCGCGGTGACCCGCAGCGGTGTGGTCGTGATCGGGAAGAACGAGATCGTCGACCGCTGA